Below is a genomic region from Thermodesulfobacteriota bacterium.
GGGTCAAGGGCTCTTGCCGGCTGAGGTTGAGGCCGCCCCGGCCGGCCAGGAGAAACTTGGTGCCCGGGCGGGGCATGGCATCGTAAATCTCAACCTGAGCACCAGCCGCAGCCAGGACCTCGGCGGCCATGAGGCCGGCCGGCCCCCCGCCCACCACCACAGCCTGGGCCGACCGCCGCGCCATGGCTGTTCTCAGTCCGGCTGGCCGCCGGCCAAAAGCCCGTGCGCCCGGGCCCGGCGGATCACCAGCCAGGCGTAGAGGGAATGCAGGAGCAGGAAGGGGATGAAGATCAGCACCCGCTGGTCGCCGGTGATATGCAGCATGAGGATGGCACCGCCACCCTGCAGGACCACCATGCCGTAGTGGAGGAGGCTCACCTGCCGGTGGCTCCAGCCGGACCGGGCCAGCAGCTGGTAGAGGTGGCTGCGGTGGCCCTCGGTGACCTTCTCGCCGGCCCGCCAGCGCCGGATCAGGGTGAAGGCGGTGTCGAACAGGAAGCCCATGACCAGAAGCGGCATGACGAAGAACGAGGTGTGAGAATGGTCGTAGCGGGCGGCGATGATGGCCAGGGTGGCGAAAACGAAGCCCAGGAAGGCACTGCCCACATCGCCCATAAAGATGCGGGCCGGCGAGAAGTTGAAGGCCAGAAAGCCCAGGGCGCCCGCCGCCACGGCGTAGCAGGTGATGTAGACGAAGGTGCTGCCCTGGCTCAGGGTGATGAGGGCGAACAAGAGGCTGACCAGCACCGCCACCCCGGCTGCCAGGCCATCAAGGCCGTCCATGAAGTTGAAGGCATTGGTGAGCCCGAGGATCCACAGGAGGGAGACCGGCCAGGCGAGCCAGCCCAGAGCGATGGTGCCTTGCCAGGGGAAACCGATCTCGTCGATGACGATGCCTGCGGCCAGCACCGCCAGGGAGGCGGCGGTCTGCACCGCCAGCCTGACCAGCAAGGGACGGGGGCGAACGTCATCGGCGAAGGAGATCAGCGCCACGATCATGGAAGCGGCCAGGAAGCCCTGGAAGTAGGGGCGACCGATGGGGGTGCGGTCGCCCCACAGGAAGATGGCGGCCAGACCCACCAGGAAGGTGAGGACGATGGCGACGCCACCGGAGCGGGGGGTGGGCTGGCTGTGGGAGGAGCGCTGGTTGGGGATGTCCAGGATCCGCACCCGGCTGGCCATGAGCCAGGTGATGGCCGCCGACAGGGCGGTGAGTCCCAGTCCGAACAGGATGTGGGTCAGGAAGGCCCGGGCGGTGATGCCCGCCAGGGCAGCGAGACACGGACTGTCCATGGTCGGCCGCTTCGGCGATCCCTGCCACTCAGCCCGGGGAGACCAGGGTCAGGGGCGCGTAATCCAGGTGCAGGGTCTTCTTGCCATAGCGGCTGAAGAAGACCTCCACGGTGCGGGGACCGGATGTGGCCACCACCTGGCCTTGGCCGAACAGGGCGTGCTGGACGGTCATCCCCGGTGCCAGGGGGGGCAGGCCGGCGGCCCGCTTTGCCTGGCCCGGCCGCGCGGACAGGGAGGAGACGGCAGCGGCAGCGCGGCCAGAGCCGGAGCCTGGACCGGCAGTAGCCAGCAGGTGGCCGGGCAGCCGGCGCAGGAAGGGCGACAGGGCGGCCGGCCGCAGCTGGCGATCCGCGGTCATCATGGTGCGCGGATAGCAGAGCACCAGCTGCTCCCGGGCCCGGGTCACGGCCACGTAGAAAAGCCGGCGCTCTTCCTCCAGGTCCTCCTCGGCGAGGGCCTGGCCAGACGGGAAGCCTCCCTCCACCAGGTTGATGACAAACACGGTGTCCCACTCCAGGCCCTTGGCGGAATGCACGGTGGACAGGACCAGGCGGTCGCCGGCGCCGGTGCTGCGGCCGCCGGCCTCGATCGGATCCAGGGCCAGATCGTCCAGGAAGGCCTGCAGGCTGGTATAGCCGGCGATGAGGATGCCCAGCTGGTCCAGGTCCCGGCGGCGCTTGGGAAAATCGTCGTGAAAGATCCGCTCGAACAGCGGCCGGTAGTAGTCGAAGAGTCGTTGGAACTGGTCGGAGGGTGAGCGGCCGGGGGCCGCAAGGTCGGCCACCAGCTCGGCCAGCCGGGTCAGACCGGGGCGCACCGCCGGGCTGGCCTCGTAGCTGGTCAGGGCGGCAAGGGGGCTCTCGGCGGCCCGCATCCGGCCGACGATGGCCTGGGCGGTGCGGGGCCCCACCTTGTCCAGGAGAAGCAGTGCCCGGTTCCAGGACAGGAAGTCCCGCTCGTTGGTGACCAGGCGCAGGTGCACGACCAGATCCTTGATATGGGCGCCCTCGGTCAGCTTGAGGCCGCCCCGCTTTTCGAACGGGATGCCGGCCCCCCCCAGCTCCAGCTCCAGGTTGAAGGAGTGGTAGCCGGAGCGGAAGAGGACGGCGATCTCC
It encodes:
- a CDS encoding glycosyltransferase family 4 protein; its protein translation is MDSPCLAALAGITARAFLTHILFGLGLTALSAAITWLMASRVRILDIPNQRSSHSQPTPRSGGVAIVLTFLVGLAAIFLWGDRTPIGRPYFQGFLAASMIVALISFADDVRPRPLLVRLAVQTAASLAVLAAGIVIDEIGFPWQGTIALGWLAWPVSLLWILGLTNAFNFMDGLDGLAAGVAVLVSLLFALITLSQGSTFVYITCYAVAAGALGFLAFNFSPARIFMGDVGSAFLGFVFATLAIIAARYDHSHTSFFVMPLLVMGFLFDTAFTLIRRWRAGEKVTEGHRSHLYQLLARSGWSHRQVSLLHYGMVVLQGGGAILMLHITGDQRVLIFIPFLLLHSLYAWLVIRRARAHGLLAGGQPD